GAGGACTGGGGCACCGACGTCGACATCGAGGCGCCGCCGGCCAGCCAGGTCACCGACATGGGTGACATGGCCGGGATGATGGGCTGAGTCTCGACAGGCTCGACCGACGCAGCGGTCAGCGCCCGCGCATCTGGCCGCGCATCCCCTTCATGCTGGTGGGGATCGGACCCTTGGGCAGCGGGAGCGTGCCGCGGGTCGCGTCGAGCGCCTTGATCCGGTTGAGCACGTCGGTCATGTCGGCCGGGCGCAGCTGGCGCTTCATCTTCTGCAGGTGACGCATCAGCTTGGGCAGCGGGACCTCGCCCTCGCCGCGACCGCAGACGACCTCGTGGATCGGCACGTCGACGGCGACGCGCTCGTGCTTGCGGCGCTCGGAGGCCAGCAGGCTGCGGACCCGGCTGGTCTGGCCCTCGCCGACCAGGACGATGCCCGGAGGGCCGACCACGCGGTGCACGACGTCCTGCTGCTTGGTGAACCCGACGGCCGGGTCGACCTTCCAGCCGCGCTTGAGCACGTTGAGGGCGGCCGCGGCGGCGCCGGGCTGACCCTCCATCTGGGAGTACGCCGAGGTCTGGGCCTTGCGGCTGAAGACGATCAGCACCGCCAGGGTGCCGAGCAGCAGCCCGCCGATGACCGAGAGGATCCACTCGATGATGCCGCTGCCGGGAAGGATCTTGAAGAGCGTGAAGCCGATCGCACCGGCGAGCAGGAAGGTGCCGAGCAGGAGCAGACCGATGCGCGGGTAGGTGCGCTTGGTGATCCGGTAGGTCTCTGCGATCTGCTGGCGTCGGTTCATGGCGCCGGGGGTGTCGCTCTTGGCCATCGCTGGGGCAAGCCTCGTCTGCTCGTGGGGGCCTGAACGGGTCAGGCGGACGCGCCCTGGCGCGCGTCCATCGCCTGACGGTACAGCCGACCGGCGCGGTAGGACGAACGGACCAGGGGTCCGGACATCACGCCGGAGAAACCGATCTCGTCGGCCTCGTCCTTGAGCTCCACGAACTCCTCGGGCTTGACCCAGCGCTCCACGGGGTGGTGGCGCACGGAGGGGCGGAGGTACTGGGTGATGGTGATCAGCTCGCAGCCTGCCGCGTGCAGGTCGCGCAGCGCCTGGCTGACCTCCTCACGGGTCTCGCCCATGCCGAGGATGAGGTTGGACTTGGTGACCAGACCGAAGTCGCGGGCCTGGGTGATGACGTCCAGCGAGCGCTCGTAGCGGAACGCCGGACGGATGCGCTTGAAGATCCGCGGCACGGTCTCCACGTTGTGGGCCAGCACCTCGGGGCGGGACTCGAAGACCTCGGCCAGCAGGTCGGGCTTGCCGTTGAAGTCGGGGATGAGGTTCTCCACCCCGGTCTCCGGGTTGAGCTCGTGGATCTGGCGCACGGTCTCGGCGTAGAGCCAGGCGCCGCCGTCCTCGAGGTCGTCACGGGCGACGCCGGTGATCGTGG
This genomic window from Nocardioides marinus contains:
- the lipA gene encoding lipoyl synthase, with the translated sequence MAQAPAPDGRKLLRLEVRNAETPIERKPEWIKTRATMGPQYKELQSLVKGEGLHTVCQEAGCPNIFECWEDREATFLIGGEQCTRRCDFCQIDTGKPAPLDRDEPRRVAESVRTMGLRYSTITGVARDDLEDGGAWLYAETVRQIHELNPETGVENLIPDFNGKPDLLAEVFESRPEVLAHNVETVPRIFKRIRPAFRYERSLDVITQARDFGLVTKSNLILGMGETREEVSQALRDLHAAGCELITITQYLRPSVRHHPVERWVKPEEFVELKDEADEIGFSGVMSGPLVRSSYRAGRLYRQAMDARQGASA
- a CDS encoding DUF4191 domain-containing protein; protein product: MAKSDTPGAMNRRQQIAETYRITKRTYPRIGLLLLGTFLLAGAIGFTLFKILPGSGIIEWILSVIGGLLLGTLAVLIVFSRKAQTSAYSQMEGQPGAAAAALNVLKRGWKVDPAVGFTKQQDVVHRVVGPPGIVLVGEGQTSRVRSLLASERRKHERVAVDVPIHEVVCGRGEGEVPLPKLMRHLQKMKRQLRPADMTDVLNRIKALDATRGTLPLPKGPIPTSMKGMRGQMRGR